One part of the Sardina pilchardus chromosome 5, fSarPil1.1, whole genome shotgun sequence genome encodes these proteins:
- the LOC134079806 gene encoding carbonyl reductase [NADPH] 1-like, giving the protein MSKKVAVVTGANKGIGFSIVQGLCKAGYAGDIILTARNEKLGQEAVGKLKSEGLNNVLFHRLDICDQTSSEELRKFLEKNYGGLDVLINNAGIAFKAAATEPFGEQAEVTMRTNFWGTLWVSKALLPLLRPNARVVNVSSFVSKRSLDKCSPELQAKFRNPAISEEELCGLMGEFVVAAQKGDHEAKGWPNSAYGTTKIGVTVLSRIQAAVLTQTRAADGILLNACCPGWVRTDMAGPKATKSPEEGAETPVYLAMLPTGAPAPHGQLVWDKAVQEW; this is encoded by the exons ATGTCGAAAAAGGTTGCAGTCGTAACAGGTGCGAACAAGGGTATTGGATTTTCAATTGTGCAGGGGTTGTGCAAAGCTGGCTATGCTGGCGACATCATACTCACTGCGCGCAACGAGAAACTTGGACAGGAGGCTGTGGGAAAACTGAAGTCCGAGGGATTGAATAACGTGCTCTTTCACCGTCTTGATATCTGCGACCAAACCAGTTCTGAAGAACTCCGGAAGTTCCTCGAGAAGAATTACGGCGGTTTGGATGTCTTGATCAACAATGCTGGGATTGCATTCAAAG CGGCGGCCACGGAGCCCTTCGGAGAGCAGGCGGAGGTCACCATGCGCACCAACTTCTGGGGCACCCTGTGGGTGAGCAAGgccctgctgccgctgctgcggCCCAACGCACGGGTGGTCAACGTCTCCAGCTTCGTCAGCAAGCGCTCACTGGACAAGTGCAGCCCGGAGCTACAGGCAAA GTTCCGCAATCCAGCCATCTCAGAGGAGGAGCTGTGTGGACTTATGGGAGAGTTCGTGGTGGCAGCTCAGAAGGGAGATCATGAGGCCAAAGGATGGCCAAACTCCGCCTATGGAACCACTAAG ATTGGCGTGACGGTTCTGTCCCGCATCCAGGCCGCTGTTCTGACCCAAACGCGGGCAGCTGATGGGATCCTGCTGAACGCCTGCTGTCCTGGCTGGGTGCGCACAGACATGGCCGGCCCCAAGGCCACCAAGAGCCCCGAGGAGGGGGCCGAGACGCCCGTGTACCTGGCCATGCTGCCCACTGGAGCCCCCGCACCCCACGGCCAGCTGGTGTGGGACAAAGCGGTGCAGGAGTGGTGA